The genomic interval CCGTGTAGCTGTCAGGGTTTCTAACGAAAGAAATCTCGATTACTCGATCAACAGCTTGCTTCTCTCGGACCAGACACCCAAAAATCCTGAGCCGGAACCCTAGAAGCGTATGATTATGTTGGAAAACCTATGCCAGAAATAGAGTTATCAAGAAATGCAGGCATCGTATGTATCAAAATTAACAATTTCCGAAATGGAGTCAAAAGTCTAGAGTCAAAAGTCTGGAGTCAAAAGTCTGGAGACAGAGGGAGACAGAAGGAGACAGCCATTCTAGATTCTGGCCCCTGGATTCTATCCAGGACAGCAATGTCTCCAGTGCCACCCCATCCGCCTCGGAACCGCTATAAGATAGATAACAATTCTGGTTTGATACTTCCATGACTTCAGTTTCTAACCCTCGCCGATCGATTCAGTATCCCAGCCAGACAATGAAACGGGCAGAGCGGGCAATGCGGTGCGCTCCGTTTCAGTTAAAGCTATTTGTCACAATGGTGCATCAAAGTGTGTCTTTGCAGGCGATCGCGGGTAAGTCCGGAGTTCAAAACGATTACACCACCAGACCCCTATCAGAATTGACGGCAGAAAATGAACTGTTATGGTTAATTCAGGTCGGGCTGTTACGGCGAGAGGTTGATGGTCAAGGATTGACCGACAGTTTCCGGGTGACGCCCTTGGGCCGCCAACTAGTACAGAACTGGCAAGATAGGGGAAGCATCACACAATCTGCACCTGCATTTCGCGATCGCCTTTATAATTCACTCAATCGCTGGCTACGACTGCCCTTATAGGGAAGGGATGGGGGGTGAGGGATGAGGGATAAATTAGAGCAGACTCATGCTAATGTTCCACCTCTTTTAATTGAACACAATTTAATGATTGTTTCATCCCCCATCTCCCATCCTTCATCCTTCATTCTTTCTCATGGGGGTTTCAATGAAAGCCATTATGGTAGTGGGAACCACATCCCACGCTGGAAAATCACTGGTGACAACCGCCATCTGCCGAATTCTCAGTCGGCGGGGTTGGCGGGTGGCTCCCTTTAAGGGACAAAACATGGCACTCAATGCCTATGTCACTCCCAATGGCGGAGAAATTGGTCATGCTCAGGCAGTGCAAGCCTGGGCAGCGGGGGTGATGCCGATGGTGGAAATGAACCCGATTTTGCTGAAGCCGCAGGGGGATATGACCTCCCAGGTGATCCTGAAGGGCAGAGCCGTAGGTAAGGTGGGAGCAGCGGAGTATTACGAGCAGTTTTTTGAACCCGGTTGGCAGGCGATCGAGGAGTCCCTGCGTCTTCTCAGCCAGGAGTTTGATTTGCTGGTGTGCGAAGGAGCGGGTAGCCCGGCAGAAATCAATCTGAAACACCGGGATCTGACCAACATGCGGATCGCCAAGTACCTGGAAGCACCAACGTTACTGGTGGTGGATATTGACCGGGGGGGTGCCTTTGCCCATGTTGTGGGCACCCTGGAACTCCTGGAGCCAGATGAACGGGCACTGATTAAGGGGATTGTGATTAATAAATTCCGGGGGCAGCGATCGCTGCTACAGTCGGGGATCGATTGGCTACAGGAGCGGACGGGCATTCCGGTTGTCGGTGTCATTCCCTGGCTCGATCAGGCATTTCCAGCCGAAGATTCCCTCAGCTTGTTAGAACCCCGCGCCAATGCCTCTACCGGAGATCTCAACATCGCGGTCATTCGCCTGCCAAGAATTTCTAACTTCACGGATTTTGATCCCCTGGAAGCTGAAACCACAGTTTCCGTCAAATACATCAACCCCAAACAATCCCTGGGACATCCCGATGCGGTGATTATTCCTGGCTCCAAAACCACGATCGCAGACCTGATTATTCTGCACAAAACGGGGATGGCAGAGGAAATTCATAATTATGTAGCAGCCGGAGGCACAGTTTTGGGCATTTGCGGTGGCTATCAAATGCTGGGCAAAATTCTGGCTGACCCAGAAGGAATTGAAGGTCAGGAAGGGCGGTATAAGGGGCTGGGCTTACTCCCACTTAAAACCGTGATTGCAGGGCAAAAAGTCGCCCGTCAGCGTCTGGTCACTTCCAACTTTCCCCAGGAAGGGTTGCCTGTCGGTGGCTACGAAATTCACCAGGGCAGAACGCGCCTGCTTGAAGCCGAGGAAAACAACACCAAACCCCTGTTTGATGATGCCAATTTGGGCCTGGTGGATGAGAGCCTGTCGGTCTGGGGAACCTACCTCCACGGCATTTTCGATAATGGTCCCTGGCGACGTGCCTGGCTCAACCGCCTGCGTCAGCAACGTGGACTCAAATCCCTGCCTACGGGTGTCGCCAACTACCGCGAACAGCGAGAACTTTTGCTCAACAATCTGGCAGACGCGATCGAACCTCACCTGGATTTAAAGACCGTCTTGCCATCTTAGAGGAATGATTCTGGTAACAGATAAGTAGCGGATGTATCAGTCAGGGCAAGACTAAAGAGAAAGCACTCGCTATCATCAAAGAGGCGATCGCAGGTTACATCTCTGCTTTAAAAGAAGACAATTTCCTAGCCTCTGGGTCCCAATAAAATAAGCGCAACCTGCAAAAGCTCTGGTGCGCTTAATATCCCTAACCCTTTCGGTGCAA from Kovacikia minuta CCNUW1 carries:
- a CDS encoding Npun_F0494 family protein, whose product is MTSVSNPRRSIQYPSQTMKRAERAMRCAPFQLKLFVTMVHQSVSLQAIAGKSGVQNDYTTRPLSELTAENELLWLIQVGLLRREVDGQGLTDSFRVTPLGRQLVQNWQDRGSITQSAPAFRDRLYNSLNRWLRLPL
- the cobQ gene encoding cobyric acid synthase CobQ — protein: MKAIMVVGTTSHAGKSLVTTAICRILSRRGWRVAPFKGQNMALNAYVTPNGGEIGHAQAVQAWAAGVMPMVEMNPILLKPQGDMTSQVILKGRAVGKVGAAEYYEQFFEPGWQAIEESLRLLSQEFDLLVCEGAGSPAEINLKHRDLTNMRIAKYLEAPTLLVVDIDRGGAFAHVVGTLELLEPDERALIKGIVINKFRGQRSLLQSGIDWLQERTGIPVVGVIPWLDQAFPAEDSLSLLEPRANASTGDLNIAVIRLPRISNFTDFDPLEAETTVSVKYINPKQSLGHPDAVIIPGSKTTIADLIILHKTGMAEEIHNYVAAGGTVLGICGGYQMLGKILADPEGIEGQEGRYKGLGLLPLKTVIAGQKVARQRLVTSNFPQEGLPVGGYEIHQGRTRLLEAEENNTKPLFDDANLGLVDESLSVWGTYLHGIFDNGPWRRAWLNRLRQQRGLKSLPTGVANYREQRELLLNNLADAIEPHLDLKTVLPS